TGATAAATTTGAAATATTCAAAATTCCTTCAATATCACGAGGGTTTACGACATTAGGCCTGCCGCTGGACAGGAATTCGAACATGACTTCGGCAGTGCAGCAACGAATTGCGATTGACATTTCGAGGCAGGATGTGAGTATTTGCCCATGAGTAAAGCGAATGCTCATTAGATCGCGAGTGAGATCAAGGTCTATCGGTTGATTTACCAGTGGCCCGTCGGCAGACCCTCAAGGGGCCTCCGGGTTCCACCTGGTCTTCTGGGAGGAAGAAATGACATTGAAAACACTATTGCTGGGCGCCTGCTCAGTCTTGGCCATGGCTGGCGTGACCTCTGCCGAAACGCTGACGATTGCTACCGTCAACAACGGCGACATGATCCGTATGCAAAAGCTGACGGATGATTTTACCAAGAAAAATCCCGGCATTGATGTGAAGTGGGTGACGCTGGAAGAAAACGTGCTGCGCCAGAAGGTGACCACCGATGTGGCCACCAAAGGCGGCCAGTATGACGTAATGACCATTGGCATCTATGAAGCGCCGATCTGGGGCAAGCAGGGCTGGCTGGCACCGCTGGACAAGCTGAGTGCCGATAAGGATTACGACGCAGCCGACCTTCTGCCGCCGGTGCGCTCTGGCCTGACCGTCGATGGCAAGCTTTATGCGGCACCGTTTTATGCCGAAAGCTCGATGGTGATGTATCGCAAGGATCTGTTTGAAAAAGCGGGCCTGAAAATGCCGGAAGCCCCCACCTGGGACTTCATCAAGGAAGCCGCCGACAAGATTACCGATAAATCCAAGGAAGTGTACGGCATCTGCCTGCGCGGCAAGGCTGGCTGGGGTGAAAACATCGCTTTCCTCTCCGCCATGTCCAATTCCTTTGGTGCGCGCTGGTTTGATGAACAGTGGAAGCCACAGTTTGATCAGCCGGAGTGGAAAAAGACCCTTCAGTTCTATGTGGACCTGATGAAGAAGAACGGCCCTCCCGGTGCGTCTTCCAATGGCTTTAATGAAAACCTCGCCCTGTTCCAGACCGGCAAATGCGGCATGTGGATTGATGCCACCGTGGCAGCATCCTTCGTGACCAACCCGAAGGAATCCAAGGTTGCTGATCAGGTCGGCTTTGCTTTGGCTCCCGATAATGGTCTTGGCAAGCGCGGCAACTGGCTGTGGTCCTGGAACCTCGCCATTCCTGCTGGCTCCAAGAAGGTCGAAGCCGCTGAAAAGTTCATCGCCTGGGCAACCAGTAAGGACTATCTGAAGCTGGTGGCCGAAAAGGACGGCTGGGCCAATGTTCCTCCGGGCACGCGCACTTCGCTCTATGCCAATGCCGATTATCAGAAGGCAGCACCTTTTGCCAAAATGACGCTGGACAGCATCAACTCGGCAGACCCCAAGCACCCCACCGTCAAGCCCGTGCCTTATGAGGGCGTGCAATATGTGGCCATTCCGGAGTTTCAGGGCATCGGCACCGCCGTTGGCCAGCAATTCTCGGCAGCACTGGCCGGTCAGACCACGGTGGATCAGGCGTTGAAGACGGCGCAGACGTTGACTGAGCGTGAGATGAAGAAGGCGGGTTATCCGAAGAAGTAAGGGTTGAGTGCGGGGGTTACCGCCGCCATCTCGCCCACAATGTATGACAGTGCAAGCGGCCCCCTCACCCCGCCTCCGCTACGCTCGGCGGACCTCTCCCCGCTGGGGAGAGGAAAACCGAACCGCTGCGGCTCCATCCCTCTTCTCCCCATTCCCTATGTAAAGTGGGGGGAGAAGGTGCCGGCAGGCGGATGAGGGGGCGGCTGGCACTGCCCTACGATGTGTGAGCAGGACAGCAAGCCCCCGCCCAACCATAAAACAAAAACCCCAACACCCCCAAAGAGGCGCGGCAGACATGGCGACGACCCATACCCATTCCTCGGCCCGATGGATGATGGCCCCTTCGGTTATCCTGCTGTTTGCATGGATGATTGTGCCGCTGGCCATGACCATCTATTTCTCAACTCTGAACTATAATCTGCTGATGCCCGGCGTGCATGATTTCGTCGGCCTGCTGAATTACGAATATTTCCTCACCGATCCGGCGTTTTTTGCAGCCCTCATCAACACCTTGATCTTGGTGGGTGGCGTACTGGCCATTTCCATCATCGGCGGCATTGCGCTGGCGCTTTTGCTGGATCAGCCAATGTTTGGCCAAGGCATTGTCCGCATTCTGGTGATTTCACCGTTTTTCATCATGCCAACCGTTGCCGCACTGGTGTGGAAAAACATGCTGATGAACCCGGTGAACGGCCTGTTCGCCTTCGCTTTCCGCGCCGTTGGGCTTGAGCCGCTGGATTGGCTGGCCACTATTCCGCTGCTCTCCATCATCATCATTGTCGCTTGGCAATGGCTGCCGTTTGCCACCCTGATCCTGCTCACCGCCCTGCAATCGCTGGACGAAGAGCAAAAAGAAGCCGCCGAGATGGATGGCGCAGGGCCGATCTCGAAATTCATCTATATCACCCTGCCCCATATGGCCCGCGCCATTACCGTGGTGGTGTTGATCGAGACGATCTTCCTGCTCTCGGTCTTCGCCGAAATTCTCGTGACCACCAATGGCGGACCCGGCACCGACAGCACCAACCTGACCTATCTGATCTACAATCAGGCCCTGCTGCAATTTGACATTGGCGGCGCATCCGCAGGAGGCATTGTGGCTGTGGTACTGGCCAATATCGTTGCCCTTTTCCTGATCCGCCTCATCGGCAAGAACCTGGAGAGCTGATCAATGGCACGCGCAATATCCACCAAGCGTAAGCTGACCTTTACCCTCATGGCATGGGCAATTGGCCTGTTACTGTTCTTCCCGATTCTGTGGACCTTCCTCACCAGTTTCAAAAGCGAGGGCGATGCTATCGCCTCGCCTCCGGTGTTTTTGTTCTTCCACTGGACCACGGAAAATTATGTCGAGGTGCAGGGCCGCTCGGATTATTTTGCCCACTTCATGAACTCGGTGATCATCTCCTTTGGCTCCACGCTTCTAGGGCTGGCCATTGCCATTCCGTCCGCATGGGCCATGGCCTTTTCGCCCACCAAGCGCACCAAGGATGTGCTGATGTGGATGCTTTCCACCAAGATGATGCCGCCCGTGGGCGCACTGATCCCGATCTATCTGCTGTTTCGCGATGGCGGATTGCTCGATAGCCGCATCGGTCTGGTCGGCGTGCTGACCATGATCAACCTGCCGATTATCATCTGGATGCTCTACACTTACTTTAAGGAAATTCCGGGCGAAATTCTGGAAGCCGCCCGCATGGATGGCGCATCCCTGATCAAGGAAATCATCTATGTGCTGACGCCCATGGCGGTTCCGGGCATTGCCTCGACCATGCTGTTGAACATCATTCTGTCGTGGAACGAGGCGTTTTGGACCCTCAACCTCACCACCTCCGTGGCGGCACCGCTCACCACCTTCATCGCCTCCTATTCCAGCCCCGAAGGCCTGTTTTACGCCAAGCTCTCGGCTGCCTCCACCATGGCGATTGCTCCAATCGTTGTGCTCGGATGGTTCAGCCAGAAACAGCTGGTGCGCGGACTGACTTTTGGCGCGGTTAAATAAGGATCACACACTATGGGCAGTATTCAGCTTAAAAACGTCTCGAAAGCCTTTGCCGAACACAAGGTTATTCCCGGCATTGATCTGGAGATCAACAATGGCGAATTCGTCGTCTTCGTTGGCCCCTCCGGCTGTGGCAAATCCACCCTGCTGCGGCTGATTGCCGGGCTGGAAGATACAAGCGGCGGCAAGATTTTCATTGACGGCACGGATGCCACAGACCGCAAACCGTCTGAGCGCGGCCTTGCCATGGTGTTTCAATCCTATGCGCTTTACCCGCATATGAGCGTGCGCTCCAACATTGGCTTTCCGCTAAAAATGGCGGGCATGGACAAGGGCGAGATTGACAAAAAGGTCACGGATGCCGCCCGCATCCTCAACCTCACGGATTATCTCGACCGCAAGCCGCGCCAGCTCTCGGGCGGTCAGCGCCAGCGTGTAGCCATTGGCCGCGCCATTGTGCGCTCACCCTCGTGCTTTTTGTTTGATGAGCCGCTCTCCAATCTGGATGCGGCGTTGCGCGTCAACATGCGGCTGGAAATCACCGAGTTGCACCAGAAGCTGGGCGCGACATCGATTTACGTCACCCACGATCAGGTGGAAGCCATGACCATGGCCGACAAGATTGTGGTGCTGAACAAGGGCCGGATTGAGCAGGTTGGCTCGCCAATGGAGCTGTATCACAAGCCCGCCAATTTGTTTGTCGCAGGCTTTATCGGCTCGCCGAAGATGAACCTGATTTCTGGCGAAACCGCCCAAAAATATGGAGCGACCACCATCGGCGTGCGCCCGGAACATGTGACGCTCTCCACCACCGACGGCGCGTGGAAAGGCAAGGTGACGATTGCCGAACATCTCGGCTCTGACACCCATTTGCATGTCGATGTTGAAGGTCTTGGCCATCTCACCGCCCGCGCGGATGGCGATTTCACCGCCCGCCATGGCGACACGGTGTTCATTACCCCGGATGACACGCGCATTCATCGTTTTAACGAACAGGGATTAGCAGCATGACTGGCAGATTAGACGGAAAATCCGCCCTGATTACCGGCTCCGCCCGTGGCATTGGCCGTGCGTTTGCAGAGGCCTATGTGCGTGAAGGTGCCACGGTTGCCATTGCCGATATCAATATGGAACGGGCATTGGAAACCGCCAAAGCCATTGGCGAGAAAGCCTATGCCGTTCATCTGGATGTCACCAATCAGGCTTCCATTGATGCCGCCATCAAGGCGGTGGAAGAGAAAACTGGCGGCCTTGATATCCTCATCAACAATGCCGCCCTGTTTGATCTTGCGCCTATCGTGGACATCACCCGCGAGAGCTATGATCGGCTGTTTTCCATCAATGTCGCTGGCTCACTCTTCATGCTGCAAGCGACGGCGAAATCGATGATTGCCCGTGGCAAGGGCGGCAAGATTATCAATATGGCAAGCCAGGCTGGACGGCGCGGTGAAGCGCTGGTGGCGGTCTATTGCGCCACCAAGGCGGCGATTATCTCAATCACCCAATCGGCAGGGCTGGACCTGATCAAGCATGGCATCAATGTCAACGCCATTGCCCCCGGCGTGGTCGATGGCGAGCATTGGGATGGTGTGGATGCGCTGTTTGCCAAGTTTGAAAACCGCGCCCCCGGCGAGAAGAAAAAGCTAGTGGGTGAGGCTGTTCCGTTTGGCCGCATGGGGACGGCGCACGATCTCACGGGCATGGCGATTTTTCTGGCCTCAAGCGAGGCCGATTATGTGGTGGCCCAGACGTATAACGTCGATGGCGGCAATTGGATGAGTTGAGATGGTCGGTTTGCTGAGGTGTTTTGTGGAGTGGGCTTCGCACCCCCTCATCCCCCCTGCCGGGACCTTCTCCCTGCTGGGGAGAAGAGACTTTGTGGATATGGCGAAACTCAAAAAGCAACTGCTTCAAACCGCATCCAGCAAACATCGGCAAAATAAAGCATGGGACCGTACAACCTGCCTCTTCTCCCCAGCGGGGAGAAGGTGGCGGCAGCCGGATGAGGGGGGCGAAGCCACCAAGCCACACGCTCCATCTCCGACATTGCCCCTCACCCATTTCCCAAAATTCATTCAGGACCTAACCCAATGACCATAAAACTCTCCCTTTCCACCCTGCCCGACGCCTCCACAAAGGCCACCATCCCGACATATGCCCGCGATGCCCTCACCCCCGGCATCGTCCATTTCGGCGTTGGCAATTTCCACCGCGCCCATCAGGCTGTTTACCTGCACGAGCTGTTCAACCTCGGCAAAGACCTCGATTTCGCCATTGTCGGCGCGGGCGTGCTT
The Allorhizobium ampelinum S4 genome window above contains:
- a CDS encoding L-iditol 2-dehydrogenase; translation: MTGRLDGKSALITGSARGIGRAFAEAYVREGATVAIADINMERALETAKAIGEKAYAVHLDVTNQASIDAAIKAVEEKTGGLDILINNAALFDLAPIVDITRESYDRLFSINVAGSLFMLQATAKSMIARGKGGKIINMASQAGRRGEALVAVYCATKAAIISITQSAGLDLIKHGINVNAIAPGVVDGEHWDGVDALFAKFENRAPGEKKKLVGEAVPFGRMGTAHDLTGMAIFLASSEADYVVAQTYNVDGGNWMS
- a CDS encoding ABC transporter substrate-binding protein — protein: MTLKTLLLGACSVLAMAGVTSAETLTIATVNNGDMIRMQKLTDDFTKKNPGIDVKWVTLEENVLRQKVTTDVATKGGQYDVMTIGIYEAPIWGKQGWLAPLDKLSADKDYDAADLLPPVRSGLTVDGKLYAAPFYAESSMVMYRKDLFEKAGLKMPEAPTWDFIKEAADKITDKSKEVYGICLRGKAGWGENIAFLSAMSNSFGARWFDEQWKPQFDQPEWKKTLQFYVDLMKKNGPPGASSNGFNENLALFQTGKCGMWIDATVAASFVTNPKESKVADQVGFALAPDNGLGKRGNWLWSWNLAIPAGSKKVEAAEKFIAWATSKDYLKLVAEKDGWANVPPGTRTSLYANADYQKAAPFAKMTLDSINSADPKHPTVKPVPYEGVQYVAIPEFQGIGTAVGQQFSAALAGQTTVDQALKTAQTLTEREMKKAGYPKK
- a CDS encoding carbohydrate ABC transporter permease, producing MATTHTHSSARWMMAPSVILLFAWMIVPLAMTIYFSTLNYNLLMPGVHDFVGLLNYEYFLTDPAFFAALINTLILVGGVLAISIIGGIALALLLDQPMFGQGIVRILVISPFFIMPTVAALVWKNMLMNPVNGLFAFAFRAVGLEPLDWLATIPLLSIIIIVAWQWLPFATLILLTALQSLDEEQKEAAEMDGAGPISKFIYITLPHMARAITVVVLIETIFLLSVFAEILVTTNGGPGTDSTNLTYLIYNQALLQFDIGGASAGGIVAVVLANIVALFLIRLIGKNLES
- a CDS encoding ABC transporter ATP-binding protein; this encodes MGSIQLKNVSKAFAEHKVIPGIDLEINNGEFVVFVGPSGCGKSTLLRLIAGLEDTSGGKIFIDGTDATDRKPSERGLAMVFQSYALYPHMSVRSNIGFPLKMAGMDKGEIDKKVTDAARILNLTDYLDRKPRQLSGGQRQRVAIGRAIVRSPSCFLFDEPLSNLDAALRVNMRLEITELHQKLGATSIYVTHDQVEAMTMADKIVVLNKGRIEQVGSPMELYHKPANLFVAGFIGSPKMNLISGETAQKYGATTIGVRPEHVTLSTTDGAWKGKVTIAEHLGSDTHLHVDVEGLGHLTARADGDFTARHGDTVFITPDDTRIHRFNEQGLAA
- a CDS encoding carbohydrate ABC transporter permease — encoded protein: MARAISTKRKLTFTLMAWAIGLLLFFPILWTFLTSFKSEGDAIASPPVFLFFHWTTENYVEVQGRSDYFAHFMNSVIISFGSTLLGLAIAIPSAWAMAFSPTKRTKDVLMWMLSTKMMPPVGALIPIYLLFRDGGLLDSRIGLVGVLTMINLPIIIWMLYTYFKEIPGEILEAARMDGASLIKEIIYVLTPMAVPGIASTMLLNIILSWNEAFWTLNLTTSVAAPLTTFIASYSSPEGLFYAKLSAASTMAIAPIVVLGWFSQKQLVRGLTFGAVK